The following DNA comes from Candidatus Microthrix parvicella Bio17-1.
CGCTGAAGCCCTTCTGCTTCCAACGGTTGTGGCGACCGCATTATGCCGAATCCGTGATTATGCCGAATGGGGGTGCGGATGTGTTGGTGGGAGCGGGATCGGCGGTGTTGTGTTCGGCATAATCACAGGTTCTTGAGGAAGGCGAGGGTGCCGGTGTCGGGCTGGTAGCGGCCGGGGCTGGTGTTGGGTGGTGTGGTCCGGTTGAGGGCGGTTTCTTTGGTGCCCATGTCGGCGTGCATGTAGATCTGGGTGGTCTCGATTGTTTCGTGGCCGAGCCAGAGCGCGATGACGGTGATGTCGACGCCGGCTTGGAGGAGGGCCATGGCACAGGTGTGCCGGAGGGTGTGCGGAGTCACATTTTTGGTGGTTAGGGATGGATGCCTGGCGGCGGCTGTTGCGGTGTGTTTGGTGACGAGGTGGGCAATGGAGTCTCGGCTGAGGTGGGTCCGACGTCCGCTGGGGAACAACGGATCGTCGGGTTGCCCGTTGCGTTCTCGGAGCCATTCTCCGAGGACAGCGATCACTGGGGTGCCCCGAGGATTTCGGACAGTGGGTGATTGATAACATCCACTGACACAAAGGAATCCAATATGGTACGCAAACGAACAAAATACTCTGACACTTTCAAGGCCGAGGCCGTGAAAATGGTGATCGACGGTTCCCGGCCGATCGCCACGGTCGCCAACGAGTTGGACATCAACCCGGGCACACTCGGTGTGTGGGTCAACAAGTACCGTGATGCCCACCCGATCGAGGAGGACCCTTTGACCCCAGCCGAACGTATCCAATTCTGCGAACTCCAAGCCGAGAACCGGGAACTCCGAATGAAAAACGAGTTCTTGGGAAAAGCGGCGTCCTTCTTCGCCCAGGAGTATCGGTGATCTCGAAGTACGAGTTCATCGACGGGGGGCAGGCGAACTACCCGGTCACCAAGATGTGTTTATGGGCGGGCGTGTCGAAGTCCGGCTACTACGACTGGCGGAAACGTCCGCTGTCAGCAACCGCGGAACGACGCGAGGAACTGGCGGTCGATGTCCGCAAGGTCTTCGATGCATCCGATGGCACCTACGGGCACCGTCGGGTCCATGCCGAGCTGGGCCGCAAGAAGATCGCTGCCGGCCTTGAACTGGTCCGTCGGGTGATGGTCGAGGGTGACATGGTTGCCTGTCAGCCCAGGCCATACAGGCGAACGACCGACCCTGACGGCACGCCGAGCACGGCGGACTTGGTCGACCGGGACTTCACCGCCGCGGAGCCGGGCGTGAAGCTGGTCGGTGATATCACCTATATCCGCACGTGGGAAGGGTGGGTGTACTTGGCGACGGTGATCGATTGTTTCTCGAAGATGGTGGTCGGGTTCGCGATGGCCGACCATATGCGCACCGGTCTGGTGATCGACGCGTTGCAGGCCGCGATCGACGCTGGTGGCATTCAGTCGAATGCCATCTTTCATTCGGATCATGGGGCGCAGTACACCTCTGAGGAGTTCAAAGCGTTCCTTGCGTCAAATGACATGGTTGGGTCGATGGGTAAGACCGGGGTGTGTTGGGATAATGCTATGGCGGAATCGTTTTTTGCTTCGTTGAAGAACGAG
Coding sequences within:
- a CDS encoding tyrosine-type recombinase/integrase translates to MIAVLGEWLRERNGQPDDPLFPSGRRTHLSRDSIAHLVTKHTATAAARHPSLTTKNVTPHTLRHTCAMALLQAGVDITVIALWLGHETIETTQIYMHADMGTKETALNRTTPPNTSPGRYQPDTGTLAFLKNL
- a CDS encoding IS3 family transposase (programmed frameshift), giving the protein MVRKRTKYSDTFKAEAVKMVIDGSRPIATVANELDINPGTLGVWVNKYRDAHPIEEDPLTPAERIQFCELQAENRELRMKNEFLGKSGVLLRPGVSVISKYEFIDGGQANYPVTKMCLWAGVSKSGYYDWRKRPLSATAERREELAVDVRKVFDASDGTYGHRRVHAELGRKKIAAGLELVRRVMVEGDMVACQPRPYRRTTDPDGTPSTADLVDRDFTAAEPGVKLVGDITYIRTWEGWVYLATVIDCFSKMVVGFAMADHMRTGLVIDALQAAIDAGGIQSNAIFHSDHGAQYTSEEFKAFLASNDMVGSMGKTGVCWDNAMAESFFASLKNEFVYRTVFPTRRKAVSGIAHWIEIWYNRSRLHSGIGYRTPVEVHDSYRDETRAA